One genomic region from Yarrowia lipolytica chromosome 1C, complete sequence encodes:
- a CDS encoding uncharacterized protein (similar to Saccharomyces cerevisiae SMX2 (YFL017W-A); ancestral locus Anc_8.57) yields the protein MGTSVPELKNYMDKRLIVHLNGERKIIGVLRGYDAFLNIVLEESVEEKANGDKVQAGMAVIRGNSVVMLEALERIQ from the exons ATGGGAACCAGCGTTCCGGAGCTGAAAAAC TACATGGACAAGCGTCTCATTGTCCATCTCAACGGCGAGCGTAAGATCATTGGTGTTTTGCGAGGATATGAT GCATTCCTAAACATTGTTCTGGAGGAATCTGTGGAGGAAAAGGCCAATGGAGACAAGGTACAGGCCGGCATGGCTGTGATTCGAGGCAACTCTGTGGTCATGCTGGAGGCCCTTGAACGAATCCAGTAG